The stretch of DNA CGGGAAGATATATTTGAGTACACAAAGGATTTCGTCATCAGCCAATTAAAAGCAATAGGTTATATTGTTTAAGAAGGGAAGTTTTACTCCATGATGCCAATCAGACTCATGTCGAAAGTATACCGACGAATTATTCCAGCTGTTCATCAAGAACTAGGGTTTTGGAGGGCACGTGCAGAAAGTATCCCTAATCAGGAACTTAGAACACAAGCGTTAGCAAGTATTGAGCATAAAACCTTCCATTGTGAGGGTGGAGGTATTCTTGCTATTTCTGCGAATGAAGAGTATAAACAGGCAGTAAAATTTATCGTAGCTTATCAAACCATAAGCGATTATCTAGATAATCTATGCGACAGGAGCACTTCCCTTGATCCAATAGATTTTGCAGCTCTCCATGAATCGATGCATGATGCCCTTACATTAGAAAGAGAGCCTGAAAACTATTACAGGTTCCGTGAGGATCAAAATGATGGCGGTTATTTACATGATTTAGTCCAAACGTGCAGATCTGTTTTAAAAGAAGTGGAGCATTATCCATTAATAAAAGACTACCTGGTTGAGCTTTGCAATTACTACTGTGACTTGCAAATACACAAGCATGTAATTCATGAAGAACGTGTGCCTAGATTGGAAAAATGGTTTGAAGTTCATCAAAACAAGCTCCCAGAGATGGAATGGTATGAGTTTTCTGCATGCTCTGGCTCCACATTGGGGATCTTTTGTCTGATTTCTTACGCAATGAGAGAGGACTTTAAGGCGGAAGATGCAGAAAGTATTCGGAAAGGATACTTTCCATACATACAAGGTCTTCATATCTTGTTAGATTATTTTATTGACCAAGAAGAAGATCGAGAAGGCGGCGACTTGAATTTTTGTTTTTATTATGAAAATCAAGAGACCCTTTTTAATCGTTTAAAGCATTTTGTCACGGAGGCAGACAGGCATACAGAATTTCTACCGCATAAAAAATTTCACCAACTCATTAATCGGGGGTTGTTAGGAATTTATTTATCTGATGGAAAGGTTCGCAAACAGAAAAATATCCGAAAATTAGCAAAGGGTATCATTAAAACTGGCGGGATTATTAGCTATTTCTTTTATATCAATGGAGTAGCCTATCGTTCCGTTCAGAAATGGATTCCCTCATTATTTACAAGACTTTCGTAAAAAAGAGAAAACCAGGCCAAAGCCCCTGGTCAGATTGCCGAGAAAGGGTATTTTTCTCGGCATTTTTTTATTCTGAGTCTGACATAACGATTTTTCATTGAACATTGTACAAGCTATTTGTTTGTTTGAGGACTAATCGGATGCTCAGCCGGAAGGATTAGTCCTCAATCTGGGGTCTGGAGGACAAATCGGACGAACAGCCGGAAGGATTAGTCCTCAATCCGGGGTCTTGAGGACTAATCAGACGAACAGCCGGAAGGATTAGTCCTCAATCTGGGGTCTTGAGGACAAATCGTATGCTCAGCCGGAAGGATTAGTCCCCAATCCGGGTTCTTGAGGACAAATCGGACGAACAGCCGGAAGGATTAGTCCTCAATCCGGGGTCTTGAGGACAAATCGGACGAACAGCCGGAAGGATTAGTCCTCAATCCGGGGTCTTGAGGACTAATCAGACGAACAGCCGGAAGGATTAGTCCTTAATCCGGGGTCTTGAGGACAAATCGGACGAACAGCCGGAAGGATTAGTCCTCAATCCGGATTCCTGAGGACAAATCGGATGCTCAGCCGGAAGGATTAGTCCTCAATCCGAGGGCTTGAGGACAAAGCGTACGTGCCACCTATTTTGAAAAATGCGGGTACATGGTTAAAGCTATAAAAAATTAATGGCTGTCGAGACTTTCTCGACAGCCTGACCAGGCCAAGGAGCCTGTTTTACCTTTTTTCAATTGCAATGATAAAAGGGGGATTATTTTGTTGGTTGATATATCGATACTGAAGGACATGAGCCTTCTTCTGGTCGATTTCCTGACAGTAGGTCAATAAAGCATCCCGCTCAACTGCGCCTTCAGCGTGGCCATGGTAAATCACAAGGATGATAATTCCTTCTGGAACCATGATCTCTAGTAATTGTTCAATCGCTGCAATGGTGGTTACTGGTTTAGTCACAATTGTTTTATCACTGCCAGGTAAATAACCTAAGTTAAAGATTGCTGCTGTTACTTTACCGTGATGGCAAACAGGGATTAACTTATAAAGCTGTTCATGACCTGCGTGAAAGATGGTGACTCGATCCTCTAGCCCATGCTGCTTCAGTCGTTCTATACTCGTTTGAATGGCATCCTCTTGTACGTCAAATCCATACACTCTTCCGCTTTCACCAACGATGTTTGCTAGAAAAAGTGTATCATGACCATTACCCAAGGTAGCGTCAACCACCACAGTGCCGCTAGTAACAGCCTTTTCAAGTAAATTCTTCGCAAAGGGAAGTATTCGCTCCAGCTTCATGATTAATTCCTCACCGTGCTCTTTTGATAAAACTTTCCTTGATAGCTGTCTCTTCTTTTAAGCTCAGCATCAATTGCGTTCAGTACTTCCCACTTATTGACACTCCACATTGGTCCAACCATTAAGTCAATCGGTCCGTCACCAGTAATTCGATGAACGACCATTTCAGGTGGTAAAATTTCTAATTGGTCACATACTAAATTTACATAGTCTTCTTGAGATAGGAAATCGAGCATTCCCTTCTCATATTGTTTAACCATAGGAGTTCCTTTTAGTAAGTGAAGCAAATGAATTTTTATCCCTTGGACATCTAGCTTCGCGACCTCTCGAGCCGTTTCCATCATCATTTCATTCGACTCAAGCGGTAATCCATTGATTATATGTGAGCAGATACGGATGCCGTGTTTTCTAAGCTTATTAACGCCTTCAACATAACATTGAAAATCATGAGCACGGTTGATTAATAATGCGGTACGTTCATGTACAGTTTGTAAACCGAGTTCAACCCATAGATACGTCCTTTTGTTTAACTCTGCCAGGTATTCAACCACATCATCAGGAAGGCAGTCAGGACGAGTCGCAATCGATAATCCTACTACTCCCTCCTGCTTGAGAACCTTCTCGAATTTTTCACGAAGAACCTCAACAGGTGCATGGGTATTTGTATAAGCTTGGAAGTAGGCCATGTACTTGCCATCTTTCCATTTTGTATGCATTTTTTCTTTAATTTCAAGAAACTGTGTTTCCAAATCATCTGTTCGGTCACCGGCAAAATCACCAGAACCTGCAGCACTGCAAAAAGTACATCCGCCGTGTGCAACCGTACCATCACGGTTTGGACAATCAAAACCGCCATCTAAAGCAACTTTAAAAACTTTATGGCCAAATTGCTGGCGTAAATGATAGTTCCAAGTATGATAACGTTTATCGTCAGTAGCATATGGAAAAGGGTTGGTCTGAGTCAAATCAGAAACCTCCTTTTTATTTTTTAACATAACTTACATTTTAACATGAAAAGAAGGGCTTATCCATTTGTAATAAATGTATATGATCTAGCTCCAGCGCCTAGGGGCTCGGGATCATAAGCCAATCCGTCAAGAAGGTTAAAGAGCGCAACCTTCATGCCGGCTCGTCTTATGCCTGTCGCCCCTGGACAAGGCGCATCCGCTTTTCTATATGGTAGTAATTATCAATCGTAAGTTGTAATAGGAACAGGAAGAGAGAACAAAATAAGAGATGAAGCCCTGAGCTTCAAGGCAGAAAAAGCATAAGCGCCTAGGCAGCTTGCGCTAGGCAAGATAAGGGTTCTGATCTGTGTCACCAAAAAGAAGGGGGTCCTTAGATGGCTACACGTGCTTCAATGGACGCATTAATACAGCAGTGTGAAGATACAATTCGCTATGCGAAAGAACAATTTGAAACGAGCAGCCTTCAAGAGCATTACAATAATGATGACTATACGAAGGCCTTACAAGATCTTGAACAAACTTATCAGGATATTGCAAAAATGGCCCATAGTGCAAATTCGCAGCAGCGGGATCAACTCCATCGTATGAGATTACAAATACAGCAACTTCAAAATACCATGATATTAGAAGGGCAGACTTATACAGGAGGAAACCTAACTTGAAAAAGCGCTCGAAAAAAAATAATCCAGAACAAAAAACTCGAAATGGCAGTAACAATCAAGATCTTGAACTTGGTCAAGATGTTGATCTTGTAAAACAAGCAAAAAAGGTATACGAAAAATCTGGTGGACAGCCAGTGAAATCTAAATTCCATCAAGAAAAAAATCAATCATCTTAATAAAGCTCTTTGGTCTTCAACATCATGTTGAAGGCCTTTTTATTTACAAAAACCTTAATATCACTATGAAAATAAGGTAAAATCGCCGTTCACAAATTAGAAATAACTCAATATGTTTTTGTGATTTTGGTCACAGAATGCGATTGGCTATCATGGGATAAATAAGGTATGAATTTTAGTTTCTGAGCAAAAGTATGACGTTACTTGTGAATGGGTTCACAAAATATTCACAACTTGAAAGGAAGTAAACATAATGAAAAAAGTTCTGTTTCACATATCCGTTTTTGTATCTTTTCTATTGCTTTTAAACCCATTAGTTATTTTGGCAGAGGAGGGAGATCAAAACCTCTTGACCATGGAAGAACTTTCGATAAAGGTAATGCCTGAATTTACTTACCATCCAAATGATGAAAGTAAACAACAGCCCCCATTATTAATCGGCTATCAAGGGACCATGCGTAATCAATCCGGACAGCCACAAAAAGGGCAAATTGAAATTCCACTTCCAATGGAGGGCAAGAACTTCCGAATTGGCTATGTTGCTGATTATTCTAGTGACTTATCGAAAGTGTATGAAATTGAGTACATAATTGACCAAGAAAAAGGAACCATCTCCTGGACAACGAGTGAAGAAATCCAAGCAAATGATGTTTATAAATTCGTAATTGAATTTTTTACAGATACCATAAGTGTTGATAAAGAAAAGAAAACAGTTTCATACCAATTTAAAAGCTTTACTGATATTGGCTTATTCAATGTTTCGTTCATAGAGCCCTTAAAGGCAAAAAAGGTTGTACTTGAACCAGCAACGGAAAAGAAAAAGACTCATGCTGATGAAGAAGGAGTTCACTCCTATTTCTACCAAGGACTAAAAGCGGGGAACGAGAAAAGTTTCACCCTTACGTATGAACGCAACGAAACAGCTACTACCGTTGAGATGATGGAGACACAAGAACAACAACCGAATAACAACGTGGTAAATAAAAAAAGTACTGCTAACCTTTCCGTGGCAGCAGTAAGTGGAGCAGGTTTACTAGCAGCCGGTGTGTTTACTTATTTTTTGAAAAGTAAACGAAGAAAGAATTGATTTGCAAGACCATTTCTTTGGCGATAAAGTGCACTCGTACTTTATTCAATAAATTAGAGAGAGAAGATCTATATAATGGGAGGTGAAATGATGTTAAAAAGATGGTTTAAAAAATTGCTGGCTATTGATAAAAGGGTATTGATTTTAGGTGCTCTTATTGCTGGTGTACTCTTTTCATTCGGGACAGTTAAAACAATGGCTTATTTAGATTCACCAGGATTTTGTCAAAATTGTCATACAATGAAGTCTGTTTATACGTCATTCGTGGATTCGACTCATGCAGAATTGCAGTGTAATGACTGCCATTTACCACATGAGAGTGAGGTTGGAAAATTATTTTTCAAAGGCCGCGCAGGGATGACACATATTTTCTACAATACATTAGGTACTGAGGATATACCTGATCGAATTTATGCAACCACACGTACGATAAGAGTTATCAATCAAAACTGTGCAGAGTGTCATAAGAGCACAATTGATAATGTCTCACATGATGCAAAAGAAAACTGCATGTCGTGTCATCAAACCGTACCACATGGAAGCGATTTTAAAGATGATAGTTACCATCAGCCGCCTAAGTCAGGTGAGTTATTAAAAAATAAGGGAGGATTTTAAGAATGAATAGGTTCCGTTATGGGGCATACCTCCTTCTACTAGTATTTGTTCTCATCATTACTGGCTGCAGCAATTCCAGTGATGGTGCAAGTGAAAAAACGGCAAGTGCTAAGGAAGTGAAGGGTACTACAGGCCTTTCTAAAGACGAAATAAGCAATGAGGCCTTTAAAGAATTATTTCCACTTCAATATAATAGCTATCAAAAAAATGAAAAAATGGAAGATACAAAATACAATGGTTCCGTAAAGCGCAGTAAGTACGATCCTGATAAGGAACCTTTACTTCCTGTACTTTTTAACGGTTATGGCTTTGCTACGGAGTACAATGAAGACCGAGGACACGTTTATGCTCTTGAAGATATTCGTGATGTAAAGCGAATTACTGATAAATCAGTAGGTTCTTGTTATACGTGTAAATCAACTGCAGTCCCTCAGATGATTGAAGAAATGGGCGATGAGTATTGGGGAGCCAATTTTAATCAAGCAATTTGGCCTAAAGGGGAAGCAATGGGACACTCACCAATTGGATGTTCTGATTGCCACGACCCGGAAACAATGGACTTACGTGTAACACGCCCAAGCTTCTATAAGGCTTTAGAAGCTCAAGGAGTAGATACTTCTAATCCAACCAAAAACGATATGCGCAGCTATGTTTGTGGTCAGTGCCATGTGGAATACCATTTTGCGGCTGAAAACAGTGAAGTAACCTTCCCTTGGGACAATGGTTTTAAGCCTGAAGAAATGTATGAATACTATAGTACGATTGCAAAAGAAAATGGCTTTGAAAAAGACTGGGTTCACAATATTTCTGGTGCACCGATGTTAAAAGCGCAGCACCCAGAATTTGAAACGCATGCAGGCGGTACACATGGTAAGGCAAATGTATCTTGTGCAGACTGTCATATGCCATATGAGCGCGTAGACGGAAAAAGAAAAATCACTTCCCACTATTGGACTTCACCGCTCAAAACAATGGATACATCTTGCGGACAATGCCATGGTGATAGAGATTTAGACAAATTAAAAGATCGTGTGATTGAGATCCAAGATGCAAACGTAAGTGCACTACATGAGGCACAGGATATTTCAACAACAGCACACTATTACATTAATAAAATGATTACATCTGGAGTAAGTCAAGACAAGATTAAACAGGCTCAAGAATTCGTACGTAAAGGTCAATGGTTCTGGGATATTATTGCAGCTGAAAACTCTTCAGGCTTCCATAACCCTCAAGGTTCAATGGATTCATTAAGAGAGTCAGTTGTACAATCTAACAATGCGATTCGCCTTGCAACAGAAGAGCTAGTGAAAAAGGGAGTCAGCATTGAAGAGCTAAATTTTGAAATTGAAAAAGTAAAGAGTGCTGTGCAAGCTGAAACAGTAAATGACAAGAAAAAGGATCATGCTGTAAACAGCTACTTCCCTGCTCAGCAACCAGTAGTGCCTGTAGTAAAAAAATAGACCCTTCCGAAAAAAACTTAAAACTCCCGCTAAGTAGGATTAAGTAATTCCAGGAAAGAGTCCATAAATAGTTTTTAAGAAAACACTGTTTCTATCTGAGGAACAGTGTTTTCTTGATGTTATTGTGAACAACTTATATCTAGCTGTCAATAAAACTTATTTGGCAGTGGTCTAAAATGGATGAAATTCAAATATTTTATAAGGAAAATCCAATATGAAATAGGTGAGAGCAAATGTATGTTGTTCACTTTTATGAAAACAAAGTAGAGCTTTTGAATCAACTTCTAGGAAGTGTTCCAGCCGTTGGTGAAGCGATTACAATTAAAGGTCGTAAAGGGAAAGTCACGGGTGTTAATCATGTTGATGACAAACATGTTCATGTCCAGATAATGATTGAAAAAGTAGTAGTTAAAAATAAACTCTCAGCAGCCGAACTCGCGAAGAAGAAAAAAAGATAATTAAGGAGTAACTGGAGGTCCTATTAAAGGACTTTTTTTTTATTATTACAACAATTTTGTAAAGGATTGCACAGAATCAGGAATGGGAATACAATATCTTTTGGAATTCTAAATTAGTTAACTTAAAGGAGCGTTTTTCATGCCACGTGCCTTATGGCTTTTAATTATTGGGATGGCAGTGAATGTAACAGGCTCTTCTTTTTTATGGCCTTTAAATACAATCTATATTCACGATCATTTAGGTAAGTCGTTATCGATGGCGGGGGTTGTTTTAATGTTGAACTCCGCAGCGAGCGTCATTGGAAATCTTTATGGCGGCAGTCTTTTTGATAAAATCGGAGGCTACAAATCTATTATTCTTGGAATAAGTATCTCCCTTTCAGCCCTAGTTGGGTTAACTTTCTGGCATGGCTGGCCGGAATATATAGTTTTCCTTACCATTATTGGATTTGGTAGTGGAGTCACTTTCCCAGCAATGTATGCGATGGCGGGAATGGTTTGGAAGGAAGGCGGGCGTAAAGCCTTTAATGCCGTTTATATTGCGCAAAACCTTGGGGTAGCGGTCGGAGCTGCACTTGGAGGCATTCTTGCCGATTACTCATTTGAATTAATCTTCCTTGCTAATACCCTTATGTATAGTATCTTTTTACTAATTGCTTTTTTTGGCTATAAAGGGCTTTCAACGGATTCGGCTAAACAAGCCAATAGCCTACAGGATGCAACACTTGTAAAAGGTCGAAAAAGTCTATATGCTTTATTGATTTTATGTTCAGGTTATTTGCTATGCTGGGTTGGATACGTTCAATGGATGACAACGATTGCTTCTTATACTCAGGAAATTAATATATCATTATCGCAATACAGCCTTTTATGGACGATAAACGGTGCATTAATTGTTCTTGGTCAGCCATTATTAAATGGCTTGCTTAAACGTCTTGCTGCCAAACTAAAGGTACAAATCCTCATCGGGATTGCTATTTTTATTGTTTCCTTCCTAATTGCAGGGAACGCTAGCGCATTTTCAGGATTCCTCGTAGCGATGATCATTTTAACCATTGGTGAAATGTTTATTTGGCCAGCGGTACCAACCATCGCCTTTGAGTTGGCTCCAAAGGGACGTGAGGGATTTTATCAAGGAATTGTTAATAGCACGGCTACCGGGGGAAGAATGATTGGTCCGCTATTAGGGGGTTTACTTGTTGACCTTTATAATATGTCGGCTTTATTCTACGTCTTAATTGGATTATTTGTGATTGCAATCGTAACGACTTTAGCCTATGACCGACTCTTGAGAACAGAAAAGAAATTAAACATTAAACTTACTTAGTAAAAAAATCCGGCTTATACTGTGAGGTCGGATTTTTATGTTTTAAAAATAATTTTTTTGGTCAAACTGTTTTAGGAGAAAGTTACTTGCATACCGCTAAGAAATTTATTACAATAACCGTAATACTTTTTATAATGAAAGACAGTGATTAGGAGTAGTAGTGAATCATACCCGTTTTTTAGAGAGTTGACGGCTGGTGGAAGTCAACCGGGTACATCATGAACTCGCCTATGAGTTGCAAACATGAAATGTAACAGTAATGTTTGCCGTATTCCGCGTTAAGGATGAATGAAGCGAGTGTTTTAAACACTAATGTGGGTGGTACCGCGGGAAGATACATAGACAATCCTCTCGTCCCTTTTGGGATGAGGGGTTTTTTTATTTTTTGGGTTAGTTTAAAAGTTCAAAGTTGTTATTTGCACCCTGTTGATTTGTGCGGAAGGTGCGAGACTCCTGCAGGAGGACGGGACAGGGGAGACCCCGCAGGCGCTTTAGCGCCGAGGAGGCTTCCCGAACCGACTGCGGAAAGCGAAGCGCCTCTTGACAGGCAAAGATCGCCTGTCACTGCGGTGATTATTCAAGGAAGCTTTCCTTAGTGGAGCACAAATCAACAGGCCAATTTTTTAGGAGGAATAGACAATGAGTTTCGATCATCAGCATATCGAGAAAAAGTGGCAAAAAAAATGGGAAACAGAAAAAACATTTAAAACGAATGAAGAATTTGATAAACCAAAATTCTACGCATTAGATATGTTTCCATATCCATCTGGAGCCGGACTACATGTTGGACACCCTGAAGGCTATACGGCAACTGATATTCTATCACGATTAAAGAGAATGCAAGGATATAATGTTTTACATCCAATGGGCTGGGATGCTTTCGGGTTACCTGCTGAGCAATATGCATTGGATACCGGAAACGATCCTGCAGAGTTCACTGAGCAGAATATAAACACGTTCAGAAGACAAATTAAATCGTTAGGTTTTTCATATGACTGGGACCGTGAAGTAAACACAACTGATCCCGAATACTATAAATGGACGCAATGGATTTTCTTGAAGCTTTGGGAAAAAGGGCTTGCGTATATTGATGAAGTAGCTGTTAACTGGTGCCCGGCACTTGGTACCGTATTGGCAAATGAAGAAGTCATTGATGGTAAGAGTGAACGCGGTGGGCATCCGGTTGAACGCAGACCAATGAAGCAGTGGATGTTAAAAATTACTGCTTATGGAGACCGTTTACTTGAGGACTTAGAAGAACTTGACTGGCCAGAGAGTCTTAAAGAAATGCAGCGCAATTGGATTGGCCGTTCGGAGGGTGCAGAAGTAACCTTTAACATCGAAGGTCATGACGAAACATTTACTGTGTTTACAACTCGTCCCGATACATTATTTGGTGCAACCTATGCGGTGCTTGCTCCTGAACATTCCTTTGTTGATAAGATTACAACAGCGGAGCAGCGGTCAGCGGTAGACGCTTATTTAGACAAAGTTAAAACAAAGAGTGATCTAGAACGTACGGACTTAGCGAAAGAAAAAACAGGAGTCTTCACAGGTGCTTATGCCATTAATCCAGCAAATGGCGAAAAAATGCCAATTTGGATTGCCGATTATGTATTAGTAAGCTACGGTACCGGTGCAATCATGGCTGTTCCTGCACACGATGAACGTGACTATGAATTCGCCAAACAATTTGACCTTCCAATAAAGGCAGTAGTAGCAGGTGGCGACATTGAA from Neobacillus sp. CF12 encodes:
- a CDS encoding glycogen biosynthesis protein GlgD, which translates into the protein MKKRSKKNNPEQKTRNGSNNQDLELGQDVDLVKQAKKVYEKSGGQPVKSKFHQEKNQSS
- a CDS encoding ammonia-forming cytochrome c nitrite reductase subunit c552 — encoded protein: MNRFRYGAYLLLLVFVLIITGCSNSSDGASEKTASAKEVKGTTGLSKDEISNEAFKELFPLQYNSYQKNEKMEDTKYNGSVKRSKYDPDKEPLLPVLFNGYGFATEYNEDRGHVYALEDIRDVKRITDKSVGSCYTCKSTAVPQMIEEMGDEYWGANFNQAIWPKGEAMGHSPIGCSDCHDPETMDLRVTRPSFYKALEAQGVDTSNPTKNDMRSYVCGQCHVEYHFAAENSEVTFPWDNGFKPEEMYEYYSTIAKENGFEKDWVHNISGAPMLKAQHPEFETHAGGTHGKANVSCADCHMPYERVDGKRKITSHYWTSPLKTMDTSCGQCHGDRDLDKLKDRVIEIQDANVSALHEAQDISTTAHYYINKMITSGVSQDKIKQAQEFVRKGQWFWDIIAAENSSGFHNPQGSMDSLRESVVQSNNAIRLATEELVKKGVSIEELNFEIEKVKSAVQAETVNDKKKDHAVNSYFPAQQPVVPVVKK
- a CDS encoding tetraprenyl-beta-curcumene synthase family protein, which produces MMPIRLMSKVYRRIIPAVHQELGFWRARAESIPNQELRTQALASIEHKTFHCEGGGILAISANEEYKQAVKFIVAYQTISDYLDNLCDRSTSLDPIDFAALHESMHDALTLEREPENYYRFREDQNDGGYLHDLVQTCRSVLKEVEHYPLIKDYLVELCNYYCDLQIHKHVIHEERVPRLEKWFEVHQNKLPEMEWYEFSACSGSTLGIFCLISYAMREDFKAEDAESIRKGYFPYIQGLHILLDYFIDQEEDREGGDLNFCFYYENQETLFNRLKHFVTEADRHTEFLPHKKFHQLINRGLLGIYLSDGKVRKQKNIRKLAKGIIKTGGIISYFFYINGVAYRSVQKWIPSLFTRLS
- a CDS encoding MFS transporter: MPRALWLLIIGMAVNVTGSSFLWPLNTIYIHDHLGKSLSMAGVVLMLNSAASVIGNLYGGSLFDKIGGYKSIILGISISLSALVGLTFWHGWPEYIVFLTIIGFGSGVTFPAMYAMAGMVWKEGGRKAFNAVYIAQNLGVAVGAALGGILADYSFELIFLANTLMYSIFLLIAFFGYKGLSTDSAKQANSLQDATLVKGRKSLYALLILCSGYLLCWVGYVQWMTTIASYTQEINISLSQYSLLWTINGALIVLGQPLLNGLLKRLAAKLKVQILIGIAIFIVSFLIAGNASAFSGFLVAMIILTIGEMFIWPAVPTIAFELAPKGREGFYQGIVNSTATGGRMIGPLLGGLLVDLYNMSALFYVLIGLFVIAIVTTLAYDRLLRTEKKLNIKLT
- a CDS encoding NapC/NirT family cytochrome c, which codes for MLKRWFKKLLAIDKRVLILGALIAGVLFSFGTVKTMAYLDSPGFCQNCHTMKSVYTSFVDSTHAELQCNDCHLPHESEVGKLFFKGRAGMTHIFYNTLGTEDIPDRIYATTRTIRVINQNCAECHKSTIDNVSHDAKENCMSCHQTVPHGSDFKDDSYHQPPKSGELLKNKGGF
- a CDS encoding TIGR01212 family radical SAM protein (This family includes YhcC from E. coli K-12, an uncharacterized radical SAM protein.), whose protein sequence is MTQTNPFPYATDDKRYHTWNYHLRQQFGHKVFKVALDGGFDCPNRDGTVAHGGCTFCSAAGSGDFAGDRTDDLETQFLEIKEKMHTKWKDGKYMAYFQAYTNTHAPVEVLREKFEKVLKQEGVVGLSIATRPDCLPDDVVEYLAELNKRTYLWVELGLQTVHERTALLINRAHDFQCYVEGVNKLRKHGIRICSHIINGLPLESNEMMMETAREVAKLDVQGIKIHLLHLLKGTPMVKQYEKGMLDFLSQEDYVNLVCDQLEILPPEMVVHRITGDGPIDLMVGPMWSVNKWEVLNAIDAELKRRDSYQGKFYQKSTVRN
- a CDS encoding YtzC family protein, producing MATRASMDALIQQCEDTIRYAKEQFETSSLQEHYNNDDYTKALQDLEQTYQDIAKMAHSANSQQRDQLHRMRLQIQQLQNTMILEGQTYTGGNLT
- a CDS encoding class I SAM-dependent methyltransferase, which encodes MKLERILPFAKNLLEKAVTSGTVVVDATLGNGHDTLFLANIVGESGRVYGFDVQEDAIQTSIERLKQHGLEDRVTIFHAGHEQLYKLIPVCHHGKVTAAIFNLGYLPGSDKTIVTKPVTTIAAIEQLLEIMVPEGIIILVIYHGHAEGAVERDALLTYCQEIDQKKAHVLQYRYINQQNNPPFIIAIEKR